From Aedes albopictus strain Foshan chromosome 1, AalbF5, whole genome shotgun sequence, one genomic window encodes:
- the LOC109404730 gene encoding uncharacterized protein LOC109404730, producing MLDKDDDQQLDAVSIFSGSSGGQSDLHLHRKPRQYDFSFSLPSPQQQQQQPMDVDTSGGGPIQLSLATPRPGEKKQKLNSGRARVKMRKLASGETDSSEAGDRGCSGGKTLRLRTVVCCSVVLLVAVLVVLIGKQDLREEFWKRYKEQYHELLYGVEDYCNQEFDFSATAGALSSGVIGQLEATAKSEEIVNRRRNERCTSIALLGSTGVGKSLMADIIAKTFQWQSNVHHFFWDYTFTPAKRFERFQSFLYGIRHGRDVELRCGRSLIIVDHLGSGDVDTINKIDARLRFVADKDDVQLMVLYVFQGALTRDNPEAVQHLSRFIERVQLRSLKEDDLRACIRLEAAEFGVDLDQHPGLLEELTSSVDWERYGCKPVRAKLAFHSQFSKNDS from the exons ATG CTTGACAAAGACGACGACCAGCAGCTGGATGCTGTGTCGATTTTTAGTGGATCCAGTGGCGGCCAATCGGATCTGCACCTGCACCGGAAACCACGACAGTATGACTTCAGTTTTTCCCTCCCGTcaccccagcagcagcagcagcaaccgaTGGACGTGGACACATCCGGTGGTGGCCCGATTCAGCTGTCACTAGCAACGCCTCGCCCCGGCGAAAAGAAACAAAAACTAAACAGTGGACGAGCTAGGGTCAAAATGCGAAAGCTGGCCAGCGGCGAGACGGATTCCAGTGAAGCTGGTGACCGGGGATGCTCGGGTGGGAAGACGCTGCGATTGCGAACGGTGGTCTGCTGCTCGGTGGTGCTACTGGTGGCGGTGCTCGTGGTGCTGATTGGTAAACAGGACCTGAGGGAGGAGTTCTGGAAGCGGTACAAGGAACAATACCACGAGCTGTTGTATGGCGTGGAAGATTACTGCAATCAGGAGTTTGACTTTTCTGCGACCGCTGGTGCACTTTCCAGTGGGGTGATAGGTCAACTGGAGGCGACTGCAAAATCGGAGGAAATAGTCAATCGGCGACGGAATGAACGTTGCACATCAATCGCCCTGCTGGGATCCACCGGAGTTGGCAAAAGCCTCATGGCCGACATAATCGCAAAGACCTTCCAGTGGCAATCGAACGTCCACCACTTCTTTTGGGACTACACGTTCACACCGGCGAAGCGATTCGAGCGGTTTCAATCTTTCCTGTACGGGATCCGGCATGGTCGCGATGTGGAACTACGATGCGGACGGAGTTTGATCATCGTGGACCATCTCGGGAGTGGCGACGTGGACACGATCAACAAAATAGACGCTCGGCTGCGGTTCGTGGCGGACAAGGATGACGTACAGTTGATGGTGCTGTACGTATTTCAGGGAGCGTTGACCAGGGACAACCCGGAAGCGGTTCAGCATCTGAGCAGATTTATTGAACGAGTTCAGCTCCGTTCGCTGAAAGAGGATGATTTGAGAGCATGTATCAGGCTGGAAGCAGCCGAGTTTGGGGTGGACCTGGACCAGCATCCTGGTCTGCTGGAGGAATTGACTTCTAGCGTGGATTGGGAACGTTATGGATGTAAACCTGTTCGAGCAAAGCTAGCGTTTCATTCTCAGTTTTCGAAGAATGATTCCTGA